One window of the Eucalyptus grandis isolate ANBG69807.140 chromosome 8, ASM1654582v1, whole genome shotgun sequence genome contains the following:
- the LOC104415535 gene encoding LOW QUALITY PROTEIN: E3 ubiquitin-protein ligase ATL6 (The sequence of the model RefSeq protein was modified relative to this genomic sequence to represent the inferred CDS: deleted 1 base in 1 codon) codes for MPPIPPPPPPRPRRRSAAAALLFLLLPTILPPVAAQPAPTPPSDESSPAPGYGAFSNSIGLVLVALVIVIFLLATFSAYILRCSPAPEGSIGRAVRSLRRLGAPPRGLDPAVVETFPTVAYAAVKGHRIGERSLECAVCLNDFEDDDTLRLIPKCDHAFHPDCIGEWLASHTTCPVCRADLASQRADDPESPQAEPPSVEAGGSARWRRAGEEPAGGRARADPAARSMGQEGERRHHQSQPDTWLGSRIGRFPRSHSTGHSLVRPGDDTERFTLRLPADVRKRLMMDRPGPALPQEGCSRRGYRYGEGSSRGRYYRRLDRLDSAPASEGWAFNRMPSFLVRMSSALSPRVAAAAAARSGGGSFRGPAQQARPPI; via the exons ATGCCTCCgatcccgccgccgccgccgccacggcCACGGCGGagatccgccgccgccgccctcctcttcctcctccttccgacCATCCTCCCTCCCGTCGCCGCCCAGCCGGCGCCCACCCCGCCCAGCGACGAGTCCTCCCCCGCCCCGGGCTACGGCGCCTTCAGCAACTCCATCGGCCTCGTCCTGGTCGCCCTCGTCATCGTCATCTTCCTCCTCGCCACCTTCTCCGCCTACATCCTCCGCTGCTCCCCGGCCCCCGAGGGCTCCATCGGCCGCGCCGTCCGCTCCCTCCGCCGCCTCGGCGCCCCGCCCCGCGGCCTCGACCCCGCCGTCGTCGAGACCTTCCCGACCGTCGCGTACGCCGCGGTGAAGGGGCACAGGATCGGCGAGAGGTCGCTGGAGTGCGCGGTGTGCCTGAACGACTTCGAGGACGACGACACCCTCCGCCTGATCCCCAAGTGCGACCACGCGTTCCACCCGGACTGCATCGGCGAGTGGCTCGCCTCCCACACCACCTGCCCCGTCTGCCGCGCCGACCTCGCCTCGCAGCGGGCCGACGACCCGGAGAGCCCGCAGGCCGAGCCGCCGTCGGTCGAGGCGGGCGGCTCCGCCCGATGGCGGCGCGCCGGAGAGGAGCCCGCGGGAGGGAGGGCCAGAGCGGATCCAGCCGCCAGATCCATGGGACAAGAAGGAGAGCGGCGGCACCACCAATCGCAACCGGACACGTGGCTCG GCAGTAGGATCGGAAGGTTTCCCCGATCCCACTCGACCGGCCACTCGCTGGTCCGACCGGGCGACGACACGGAGCGGTTCACCCTGAGGCTGCCCGCCGATGTGAGGAAGCGATTGATGATGGACCGGCCCGGGCCGGCCCTGCCCCAGGAAGGTTGCTCGAGGCGAGGATACCGGTACGGCGAAGGGAGCAGCCGAGGGCGGTACTACAGGAGGCTGGACCGGTTGGACTCGGCACCCGCGTCGGAAGGCTGGGCTTTCAATAGGATGCCATCCTTCTTGGTGCGCATGTCGTCGGCCCTCTCACCTAGAGTGgccgccgctgctgccgccAGGAGCGGTGGAGGGTCCTTCCGTGGTCCAGCGCAACAGGCCCGACCGCCCATTTAG